In a genomic window of Candidatus Methanomethylophilaceae archaeon:
- a CDS encoding carbohydrate-binding domain-containing protein produces MGMSNKSLALAAILAAIAIIAVAAFALAGNGNGDDGTSISLDASSVSMETGDTKSLTATVTPSTWKGTVNWSSSDESVATVDSSGKITAVSAGKATITAKADSSRATCEIIVADASVPTAAISLSSGVLSLNVGDTATLTAAVTPSDSSDVLTWKSSDISVATVSSDGKVTAIAAGSATITATYGSVSGACEVTVNPITVETDSISLSDSSSTLSVGKTLTLAAAVMPSNSTQPVSWVSSDGSVAVVSSDGKVTAIAAGTATITATSGSHSATFDVTVVKDSSLSVPSIDGLTITCKSGTADIVAYSLDSSTGEYTVTFGAISENTEYTMEGNLNGNVVIDVDETETYDFTLNLSGVSIRSEVESPIVIYSGDNVDISASKNTINTITDAREAVDSDVEGVYSGAIHSKVDLKLKGKGTLTVTSENNKGIHSKNDLEVKNLTLTVSCIDNALKGNDSVTITSGTITLYARQGDGIKTSDSDTKIKSDGSTAQRGIVTINSDDGNTSLTIYAACDGIDSSYDVVICETKGNSLSLNIYTDAYYSGAETVYDSSDDTLYLKVPSGLYSSSYTYYAQFSDGSSTEWVKASYLKAETGGTGFMGRTTAYYYYTLEKPSDAAKVTLYIYSGTPSSEASSDWKYSSSQYSLNSAKDMLVLSSFGSSSINISLGSYSASSGSGPGMGWMQEGNSNKTSYSAKGIKAANSISIESGTIAVSAGDDALHANHDDAIDADTKDSYGFGKGDITISGGDITLTSNDDGIHADGTLTITGGTIAVKNSYEGLEGGTIDISGGSITISSIDDGINGVATTNEDRGTVTAVYGYVRISGGYIYMVAGGDGIDSNCSLAGGLTISGGKVVVISTSSGNSAIDSNATYKYSGGYVLAICPRGMTQEMSNVSGGVYKAASGSLSASTYVKADYGSDETLVVKMPVSISNAYVFALYSSAPTITVSSDSSYALDSNGVYWSS; encoded by the coding sequence ATGGGAATGTCAAACAAATCATTGGCCCTTGCAGCCATACTGGCGGCGATCGCCATAATAGCCGTTGCCGCCTTCGCTTTAGCAGGGAACGGCAATGGGGACGATGGCACATCGATCTCCCTTGATGCATCCAGCGTATCCATGGAAACCGGCGATACCAAATCTCTGACCGCAACCGTAACCCCCAGCACCTGGAAAGGGACCGTGAATTGGTCTTCTTCCGACGAATCCGTAGCCACGGTTGATTCCTCAGGCAAGATAACCGCAGTGTCAGCGGGAAAGGCGACCATAACGGCCAAGGCCGATTCCAGCAGAGCGACATGCGAAATCATCGTAGCAGACGCCAGTGTGCCGACCGCCGCCATCTCATTGAGCAGCGGGGTTTTGTCGCTTAATGTCGGGGATACTGCAACTTTGACAGCCGCAGTCACTCCCAGCGACTCTTCCGACGTTCTGACCTGGAAATCCTCCGACATTTCCGTCGCGACGGTATCGTCCGATGGGAAGGTAACCGCGATCGCGGCAGGGTCGGCGACCATAACCGCGACATACGGCTCTGTGAGCGGGGCCTGTGAAGTCACAGTCAATCCAATCACCGTCGAGACCGATTCGATCTCTCTCAGCGATTCTTCCTCAACTTTGAGCGTAGGCAAGACTCTGACTCTGGCGGCTGCCGTAATGCCCAGCAATTCCACGCAGCCCGTATCATGGGTGTCCTCCGACGGTTCCGTCGCGGTAGTTTCGTCCGATGGGAAGGTAACCGCTATCGCAGCGGGAACAGCGACCATAACCGCAACCTCTGGAAGCCATTCGGCGACCTTCGATGTGACAGTCGTGAAAGATTCATCATTGAGCGTCCCGTCCATAGACGGGCTCACCATAACATGCAAGTCAGGGACCGCGGACATAGTTGCCTATTCCCTAGATTCTTCGACCGGAGAATACACAGTCACTTTCGGCGCCATATCGGAGAATACCGAATACACAATGGAAGGGAACCTCAACGGAAACGTCGTCATCGACGTCGACGAAACCGAGACTTATGATTTCACCCTGAATCTCAGCGGCGTCAGCATAAGGAGCGAAGTCGAGTCCCCGATAGTTATCTATTCCGGCGACAACGTCGACATATCCGCCTCCAAAAACACTATCAATACCATAACTGACGCCCGCGAAGCCGTCGATTCGGACGTCGAGGGAGTTTATTCCGGGGCGATACATTCCAAGGTCGATCTCAAACTCAAAGGCAAAGGGACTCTTACCGTCACTTCCGAGAACAACAAAGGCATCCACAGCAAGAACGACCTCGAAGTGAAGAACCTGACCCTGACCGTATCGTGCATCGACAACGCTCTCAAGGGCAACGACAGCGTCACCATCACTTCCGGGACGATAACTCTGTATGCCAGGCAGGGAGACGGTATCAAGACCTCGGATTCCGACACCAAGATCAAGAGCGATGGAAGCACCGCTCAGAGGGGCATAGTGACCATCAACTCCGACGACGGGAACACCAGCCTGACCATATATGCGGCATGCGACGGAATAGATTCGTCTTATGACGTCGTGATATGTGAGACAAAAGGCAATTCGCTGAGTCTGAACATCTATACGGATGCCTATTACAGCGGCGCCGAGACCGTATACGACAGCTCCGACGATACGTTGTACCTCAAGGTCCCGTCCGGGCTGTACAGCAGCTCATACACGTACTATGCGCAGTTCTCTGACGGATCCTCCACCGAATGGGTCAAGGCTTCGTATCTGAAGGCCGAAACCGGCGGGACGGGATTCATGGGCAGAACCACCGCCTATTACTACTACACCCTGGAGAAGCCTTCCGACGCTGCCAAGGTCACGCTTTACATCTACAGCGGCACCCCATCGTCCGAGGCCTCTTCAGACTGGAAGTATTCCTCATCGCAATACAGCCTGAACTCCGCCAAGGATATGCTCGTCCTGTCCAGCTTCGGATCGTCTTCAATCAACATCTCCCTGGGCTCATACTCCGCCTCCAGCGGTTCCGGTCCGGGCATGGGATGGATGCAGGAGGGCAACAGCAACAAGACCTCCTACTCCGCCAAAGGGATCAAGGCAGCCAATTCCATCTCGATAGAAAGCGGGACCATCGCCGTATCCGCCGGTGATGACGCACTCCACGCGAACCATGATGATGCCATCGACGCCGACACCAAGGACAGCTATGGGTTCGGAAAAGGAGACATCACCATCAGCGGAGGAGATATCACTCTGACCAGCAACGATGACGGCATCCACGCCGACGGGACACTTACGATAACCGGCGGCACAATAGCCGTGAAGAATAGCTACGAGGGTCTCGAGGGAGGGACGATAGACATCTCCGGCGGGAGCATAACGATATCGTCCATTGACGACGGCATCAACGGGGTCGCCACCACCAATGAGGACAGGGGCACCGTCACCGCCGTATACGGTTACGTCAGGATCTCCGGAGGATACATCTATATGGTCGCGGGAGGGGACGGCATCGATTCCAATTGCTCCTTGGCCGGCGGCCTGACGATCTCCGGCGGAAAGGTGGTAGTGATTTCCACCAGCTCCGGAAACTCCGCGATCGATTCCAATGCTACGTACAAGTACTCCGGCGGTTACGTGCTCGCCATCTGTCCCCGCGGCATGACACAGGAAATGTCCAATGTAAGCGGCGGCGTTTACAAAGCAGCTTCCGGCAGCCTGTCCGCTTCGACATACGTGAAAGCGGATTACGGATCCGATGAGACATTGGTGGTCAAGATGCCGGTCAGCATAAGCAACGCATACGTGTTTGCGCTGTATTCCAGCGCCCCGACCATAACTGTATCTTCGGACAGCAGCTATGCCCTAGATTCCAACGGCGTATACTGGTCGTCCTGA